Proteins encoded within one genomic window of Setaria italica strain Yugu1 chromosome IV, Setaria_italica_v2.0, whole genome shotgun sequence:
- the LOC101761746 gene encoding RING-H2 finger protein ATL32 — MTTPRHHAAPPPLLAALILLLLLVGPAAAQGPSRDKDNGGGGGGGYSRQTQPPGFSAPMVVLLVALIAAFFFIGFFSVYMRRCGRGASSGGPAIPASALLALSRQEERNRQRGLDPTVVASFPTMRYAEAKELRVGGKDAALECAVCLSEFEDDEELRLLPRCSHAFHPDCIGEWLAGHVTCPVCRCSLDPQELAAAEANSSGELAGEDQQADSVAIDVSCDGAEEEDRRREEAMELERIGSQRRAVRSRSGRPPLPPPLVPRSHSTGHSLATRLDGDLERFTLRLPEHVRREMVAAGEESLRRTGPAERDRDRDGSAGAARSARLGRSDRWPSFIARTLSSRVPFWSASRRVPVPDAGEPAVAAGTTTEASPRTTKREKTANAADGGAVTPPKGSVRFDCLGGAATAVSGARVGAAAGDSETEDDDEEKAIARQRQA; from the coding sequence atgacgACGCCTCGCCAccatgccgcgccgccgccgctactcgCCGCGCTCATCCTACTACTACTGCTCGtcgggcccgccgccgcgcagggGCCGTCGCGGGACAAGGacaacggcggcggaggaggcggagggtaCAGCAGGCAGACGCAGCCGCCGGGGTTCAGCGCGCCCATGGTTGTGCTCCTCGTGGCGCTCATCgcggccttcttcttcatcggctTCTTCTCCGTGTACatgcggcggtgcgggcgggGCGCCTCCTCGGGCGGCCCGGCCATCCCAGCCTCCGCGCTGCTCGCGCTGTCGCGGCAGGAGGAGCGGAACCGGCAGCGCGGGCTCGACCCCACCGTGGTCGCGTCGTTCCCGACCATGAGGTACGCGGAGGCCAAGGAGCTCCGGGTCGGGGGCAAGGACGCCGCGCTCGAGTGCGCGGTCTGCCTCAGCGAgttcgaggacgacgaggagctcCGGCTGCTGCCCCGGTGCAGCCACGCCTTCCATCCGGACTGCATCGGCGAGTGGCTCGCCGGCCACGTCACCTGCCCCGTCTGCCGGTGCAGCCTCGACCCCCAGGAGCTCGCCGCGGCCGAGGCGAACAGCTCCGGCGAGCTGGCTGGGGAGGACCAGCAGGCGGATTCGGTGGCTATCGACGTGAGCTgcgacggcgccgaggaggaggacaggaggagggaggaggcgatGGAGCTGGAGCGGATCGGGAGCCAGCGCCGCGCGGTGCGGTCGCGGTcggggcggccgccgctgccgccgccgctcgtcccGCGGTCGCACTCCACGGGCCACTCCCTCGCCACGCGCCTCGACGGTGACCTCGAGCGCTTCACGCTGCGGCTGCCGGAGCACGTGCGCAGGGAGATGGTCGCCGCTGGCGAGGAGAGCCTGCGCCGCACGGGGCCGGCGGAGCGGGACCGGGACCGGgacggcagcgccggcgccgcccgaaGCGCGCGGCTCGGGCGGTCGGACCGGTGGCCGTCGTTCATCGCGCGGACGCTCTCGTCAAGGGTCCCGTTCTGGTCCGCGTCGAGGAGGGTGCCGGTGCCCGACGCGGGGGAGCCCGCCGTGGCGGCAGGGACGACGACGGAAGCGTCCCCGAGGACCACCAAGCGTGAGAAAACGGCCaacgcggcggacggcggcgccgtgaCCCCGCCCAAGGGGAGCGTCCGCTTCGActgcctcggcggcgccgccactgCCGTCTCCGGCGCGAGggtcggcgccgcggccggcgacaGCGAgaccgaggacgacgacgaggagaaggCGATCGCCCGGCAGCGGCAGGCCTGA